A genome region from Ptiloglossa arizonensis isolate GNS036 chromosome 4, iyPtiAriz1_principal, whole genome shotgun sequence includes the following:
- the Obp59a gene encoding odorant-binding protein 59a produces MTNFVSFALCCIILLFLNEGASLRCRSNNQQVDMQFQKVLKTCKKRYSGLSTDNEDSMSSERDSSESDFSSEEDTNDNNFFFKKSDRSSYDQSTNNQRYRSTNGNLRNVQNMKRIRKTNDRDSSYNNNTDREQLCIVQCFFNELNVVDKKGFPEQDLVIPLMIKNIQDPELKDFVEESIIECFHYLESSKREKCEFSQNLLQCLAEKGQEKCEDWEN; encoded by the exons AtgacaaattttgtttcgtttgctTTATGCtgtattattttacttttcctCAACGAGGGGGCA TCTTTAAGATGTCGTTCAAATAATCAGCAAGTAGACATGCAATTTCAAAAAGTGCTGAAAACCTGCAAAAAACGTTACTCTGGTTTAAGTACGGATAATGAAGATTCTATGTCTTCGGAAAGGGACAGTTCGGAGAGTGATTTTAGTTCTGAAGAGGATACTAATgacaataattttttctttaaaaaaagtgATAGGTCTTCGTACGATCAATCAACGAACAATCAAAGATACAGGT CAACAAATGGAAACCTCAGGAATGTTCAAAATATGAAACGTATTCGTAAAACCAATGATCGAGACTCAAGTTATAACAATAATACTGATCGAGAACAACTT TGTATTGTGCAGTGTTTCTTCAACGAATTGAACGTC GTAGACAAAAAAGGATTTCCAGAACAAGATTTAGTGATTCCATTGatgattaaaaatattcaagatcCAGAATTGAAAGATTTTGTTGAAGAATCAATTATAGAGTGCTTCCATTATCTCGAATCAAGTAagagggaaaagtgcgaattctCTCAAAATCTTTTACAGTGTTTAGCTGAAAAGGGACAGGAA AAATGTGAAGACTgggaaaattaa
- the Hao gene encoding hydroxyacid oxidase, whose product MANFVCIEDYQKHADKYLATPVRDYYNSGAGEEYSLRLNTEAFRKYRIRPRFLRDVSKRDLRTTVLGQEISMPLGVAPSAMQRMAHPDGECGNARAAEAAGTIYTLSTIATSSIEEVAEAAPKGIKWFQLYIYVDRDITLNLVKRAEKAGFKALVLTVDAPLFGARRADVRNKFTLPNHLRLGNFEGNLSNEVNNKMSGSSLNEYVAKQFDASITWDDIKWIKSITKLPIILKGILTPEDALLAIESDVQAIIVSNHGARQVDSIPASIEALPDVVKAVNGKLEVYMDGGVRQGIDVFKAIALGAKMVFVGRPMLWGLSYSGEQGAKQVLEMFRKEIDLTFALTGCRSVKDVKQDMVKHESYYSHL is encoded by the exons atggCCAATTTCGTTTGCATAGAGGACTATCAGAAACACGCCGACAAGTACTTGGCAACCCCTGTAAGGGATTATTACAATTCTGGAGCTGGTGAGGAATATAGTTTGAGACTTAACACGGAGGCTTTCAGGAA ATACAGGATACGACCGAGGTTTTTAAGGGACGTTTCCAAAAGGGATTTACGTACTACCGTTTTAGGTCAGGAGATTTCGATGCCATTAGGAGTAGCACCATCAGCGATGCAGCGTATGGCACATCCTGATGGGGAATGCGGAAATGCGAGag cCGCTGAAGCAGCTGGTACGATCTATACGTTGTCAACGATAGCAACAAGTAGCATTGAAGAAGTGGCCGAAGCAGCGCCAAAAGGAATAAAATGGTTTCAACTTTACATATACGTAGATCGTGATATTACCTTAAATTTAGTGAAACGAGCAGAAAAAGCCGGCTTTAAAGCACTCGTTCTTACCGTTGATGCACCGTTGTTTGGTGCTAGACGAGCCGATGTTAGAAacaaattcacacttccaaatCATTTGAG aTTAGGGAATTTTGAGGGAAATTTATCGAAtgaagtaaataataaaatgagtGGTTCTAGCTTGAACGAATATGTTGCAAAACAGTTCGATGCTTCTATAACATGGGACGATATCAAATGGATTAAAAG CATAACAAAGTTGCCAATTATTTTGAAAGGAATCCTAACTCCAGAAGATGCACTTTTAGCTATCGAAAGTGATGTGCAAGCAATTATCGTTTCGAATCATGGCGCCCGACAAGTCGACAGTATTCCAGCATCG ATTGAAGCGTTGCCGGATGTAGTTAAGGCTGTGAATGGTAAATTAGAAGTTTACATGGACGGTGGTGTTAGGCAAGGAATTGATGTGTTCAAGGCAATTGCTTTGGGCGCGAAAATG GTATTTGTTGGCAGACCTATGTTGTGGGGTTTGTCTTACTCGGGAGAACAAGGTGCAAAGCAAGTTCTTGAAATGTTCAGGAAAGAAATTGATCTGACATTTGCACTAACAG GCTGTAGATCGGTTAAAGATGTGAAACAGGATATGGTAAAACACGAATCTTATTACAGTCATTTGTAG
- the LOC143145211 gene encoding N-acetylgalactosaminyltransferase 6 — translation MMRRNVISLIKFFFLAAFTVFLTVVVFRYVRTSPNHEIATPVAAFVAIDDDSPKNLIDSRQNFNDHLYQDEDDKIDWHDYKKIEEDAKKTGMGEHGKPAFLSPSLDALKEKLYQVNGFNGALSDKISLNRSVPDIRHSDCKKKKYLRNLDSVSVIVSFHNEHFSTLMRTCWSVVNRSPAFLLKEIILVDDASTKVELNKTLDDYVAEHLPKVKIVRLPERSGLIKGRLAGAKVARAKVLVFLDSHSEANVNWLPPLLEPIAQNYKSCVCPFIDVIAYETFEYRAQDEGARGAFDWELYYKRLPLLPEDVKKPTEPFKSPVMAGGLFAISAKFFWELGGYDPELHIWGGEQYELSFKIWQCGGQMYDAPCSRVGHIYRKFPPFPNPGKGDFLGRNYKRVAEVWMDEYAEYIYKRRPHLRLLDPGNLTEQRNLRNKLHCKPFKWFMDNIAFDLVDVYPPIEPEDFASGEIRNMGVPELCLDSKRQKKNGIVVVDVCIKDNSNIQGEQEFQLTWHKDIRPKNRIECLDVSRGDTKAPVTLYPCHGGQGNQLWRYNVEKQWLMHGYSSRCLDTDPASKKVFVTNCDSTSPTQKWRIENVNMKAINNWDNVGPKRH, via the exons ATGATGAGGAGAAATGTGATAAGCCTAATAAAGTTCTTCTTTTTGGCGGCTTTTACTGTTTTCTTGACCGTTGTCGTATTTCGGTACGTACGGACATCACCTAACCATGAAATCGCAACACCGGTAGCCGCATTTGTAGCCATTGATGATGACAGTCCGAAAAATCTGATCGATTCGAGACAGAATTTCAACGACCATCTCTATCAG GATGAAGATGATAAAATAGATTGGCAtgattataaaaaaattgaagaggATGCGAAAAAAACTGGGATGGGTGAACATGGGAAGCCTGCATTTCTTTCACCATCTCTCGATGCATTGAAGGAAAAACTGTATCAGGTAAATGGCTTTAATGGTGCACTTAGTGACAAAATCTCGCTAAATCGTTCAGTACCTGACATTAGACATTCAGAttgtaaaaagaagaaatacttAAGAAACCTTGATTCAGTCTCTGTGATAGTCTCCTTTCATAATGAGCACTTTAGTACTTTAATGCGTACTTGTTGGAGTGTTGTTAATCGCTCACCAGCATTTCTTCTAAAAGAAATAATACTGGTTGACGATGCTAGCACTAAAGTGGAATTGAATAAGACACTAGATGATTATGTTGCCGAACACTTGCCAAAAGTAAAGATTGTGAGATTACCAGAACGTTCTGGATTAATTAAAGGTCGATTAGCTGGAGCAAAAGTAGCAAGAGCAAAAGTACTTGTATTTCTAGATTCTCATAGTGAAGCAAATGTTAATTGGTTGCCACCTTTGCTAGAACCTATTGCACAAAACTATAAAAGTTGCGTGTGTCCTTTTATTGATGTGATAGCTTATGAGACATTTGAGTACAGAGCTCAAGATGAAGGAGCAAGAGGAGCTTTTGATTGGGAATTGTACTATAAACGATTGCCATTGTTACCTGAAGATGTCAAAAAACCAACAGAGCCATTTAAAAGTCCAGTTATGGCAGGTGGTCTTTTTGCTATCAGTGCTAAATTCTTCTGGGAATTAGGTGGATATGATCCAGAACTACACATATGGGGAGGTGAACAATATGAGTTGTCATTTAAAATTTGGCAATGTGGAGGACAAATGTATGATGCACCTTGCTCAAGAGTTGGTCATATTTATCGGAAATTTCCTCCTTTTCCAAATCCAGGAAAAGGGGACTTCTTAGGAAGAAATTACAAAAGAGTAGCAGAAGTATGGATGGATGAATATGCAGAATATATCTACAAAAGACGTCCGCACTTGAGATTACTGGATCCTGGAAATTTAACAGAACaaagaaatttaagaaataaattacacTGTAAGCCATTCAAATGGTTTATGGATAATATAGCTTTTGATCTTGTTGATGTATATCCTCCCATTGAACCAGAGGATTTTGCATCTGGAGAGATTCGTAACATGGGTGTGCCAGAATTATGTCTTGACTCAAAGAGACAAAAGAAAAATGGGATTGTAGTAGTTGATGTTTGTATAAAAGACAATTCTAATATTCAAGGAGAGCAAGAATTTCAATTGACTTGGCACAAAGATATTAGACCGAAGAATCGTATAGAATGTTTAGATGTTTCTAGAGGAGATACAAAAGCTCCTGTAACATTATACCCTTGTCATGGAGGTCAGGGAAATCAGTTATGGCGTTACAATGTTGAAAAACAATGGTTAATGCACGGTTACTCGTCACGATGTTTGGATACAGATCCAGCAAGCAAAAAAGTCTTTGTAACCAATTGTGATTCAACATCTCCTACTCAGAAATGGAGAATTGAGAACGTGAATATGAAAGCCATTAATAACTGGGATAATGTGGGACCCAAAAGACATTAA